AAGTGCGGCAAATCCGACGATCAGCAGCGGCTTGCGCCCCCACGATTGCGCCCCCTGCCCGACGAAGGGGGACAGCAGCGTCACCGTGAACTGCGGCACCACCATCGCGGCGGCCACCATGAGCGTCGCCGCCTCGCTGGAGCGCAGGGTGAGCATGCTGGCGGCCAGCGGCAACATAGCGGCATTGGCGAGATGGAAGGTGACCACGCAGCCGCAGAAGATCAGCAGCGGCCGGTTGGCAGCCAGATGCCGGAGACCCGAGAGGGTTGTGCGCCAGCCCCGCCCTTCGCCCGGCTGCGGCGGCGCGGGCGGCGCGATCTCGCGGCCGTCGATGCTGAAGAGCGCATGAAGTGCGGGGATGACCAGCGCGGCGGCGAGAAAGAACACAGCGTGGTTCGAAACATAATAGCCGACCGCGCCCATGGTGAGCGCGGCCACGCCGGTGCCCGCCGACGCGAAGGCGGCGTTGCGGCCAAGGCGTGCGCTGATCCCGCCCGCCCCCACAAGGCCAAGACTCAGCGACACCAAGCACAATCCCAACACGCTGCTCGCGGCAGCGTGGAGCACGCGCGAGGCCAGCACCACGGGAAAGATGGGCCATGCGGCGAACAGGACGGCGCTGATGCCGATGGCGATCAGCGCGACCATCGCCGTGCGGCGCAGGGCGCCGAGCGCGTCCACCAGCGCGCCGAAGGGGATCTGCCCGAAGAGGCTGACAAGGCCGCTGATGGTGAGCACGAGGCCGATATCGAGCTGCGTCCACTTCTGCGTGGTCAGGAACACCGCCACGAAGGGGCCGAAGCCTGTCTGGATGTCCGCCACACAGAAGACGAACCAGTCGAGCCCCCGCCTGCTGCGCCGGGAGGGCGAGGTGCCGTCATGCGGGGGATCGGGCAGTCGGGAGCGGGGCTCATGCACGTCGCAAAGGTTCCTCGTCCGCGAGAAATGCGGGTCCAGTGCGAACCGGACATACGCCTTCCGGCCACGGCGTCACCGCGTCGCCGGTTCAGGGCTTCGGCTGGACCTCGCCGGCAGGGGGCGGAGCCGCCTCCGCG
The Azorhizobium caulinodans ORS 571 genome window above contains:
- a CDS encoding MFS transporter translates to MHEPRSRLPDPPHDGTSPSRRSRRGLDWFVFCVADIQTGFGPFVAVFLTTQKWTQLDIGLVLTISGLVSLFGQIPFGALVDALGALRRTAMVALIAIGISAVLFAAWPIFPVVLASRVLHAAASSVLGLCLVSLSLGLVGAGGISARLGRNAAFASAGTGVAALTMGAVGYYVSNHAVFFLAAALVIPALHALFSIDGREIAPPAPPQPGEGRGWRTTLSGLRHLAANRPLLIFCGCVVTFHLANAAMLPLAASMLTLRSSEAATLMVAAAMVVPQFTVTLLSPFVGQGAQSWGRKPLLIVGFAALVLRGVCFALTSEPYILVAIQVLDGISAAVLGVLVPLTVADVARGPHFNLAQGTVGCAMGIGASISTVLSGYMADTWGSYTAFMGMAAVAMLGLGGVAMLMPETRDRTPEAA